AAAACGTACCGCTCCTAGGTGCCGCCGTGTGCCTAATCATCCTGGCCGTCTGGATCTTCCTTGGCTGGCCCATCTGATTTTCAAACAAGTGCCCTCCGCAACGGAGGGCTTTTTCTTTTCCAGGTAAAAAATGTTGACATCCTCCCAGCCTTAGGAGTACATTAGCCCCCGGACCAATGGACAATTCCTGTGACATACAGGGGCCGGGACCATTTTCACGGCTCATAAGCTTCTTTCAGCGCATTGGCGCAACCATCGCAACCCGACATCGAGATGCTAAGGGCAGAGCCGCCCTTAAGCACTTACTCAGTGAGAGCAAGCATCTCCGGATTGTTGGCTACGACCCACAAAACCAAACACTCCAGGTCAAAGGACCAGGATTGGAGGTCACAGTCTGGCTCACGTGCGCCCCAGCGGAGCGGCCACGTAAGAAGCACAGACCAAAAATGAAGGATCTCAAGTGGGAGGATGGAAGGCTCCAGGGCCGCTTCATCCAATCACTCTAAGAGATGTACTCAGGCCCGGCACATGCCGGGCCTCTTTTTAAACCCCTATGGCAGGCCTAGCAGGCTTTTTCGGTGAAGCGCACGATAGTACGTAATGGCAAACCTATGGGCCTCCTCCCGCAACTGCTCTGCCACCTGCTGCCAAGCCTCACGGCTCATTTGGGGAAACTTTTCCCAATCGTCACCATACAAGTCAACGTTCTTACGGGTAGGGCCCTTGGCAACAGTTCCCATAGCCACGGCATCTTCCAGTTCCGCCTCACGCCGTTCTGAAAGTACGCTGGAGAGCTGTCCCTTTCCACCGTCTACCAAAATAAAGTCGGGCAGTGACCAATGTTGAAGCTTCCCCTTCCCGCGTTTCAAGCGACGCCCTAGCACCTCGTGGAGCATGTCCGTATCGGAGATCTTCTCGATAGTACGTACCTTGAACTTGCGGTACCGGTCACGCTCAAAGAGGAAACGGGTGCGTGCGTCGTCCTTAGTAGTAACGGGGGTAATCTTTCCATCACGGATGATGCCGCAAACGCAGGAACCTACAGCAAACATGCCGGTGTTATTGGAGATGTCATAACACTCAATGCGCAAGTCTGCTTCCGGGTTATAGGTATGGCCCACGCGGATTGTCCCACGGGCATCACGGAACGTGTCTATGATGTGCTGGAAATGCTCAAGCGCATACAACCGGTTGCGATGGCGCGCCGCTTCTTCGTAGCGCTCTGCCTCAGCAGCCGCTTGCATTTCCATTTGGACAACCTGCATTACCTGCGCCTTGTCCCCACGCAAAAAGGCCCGGACTTGGTCGATGTTTTTGCGGTATTCCTCTTTGGTAACCTTATGCACGCATGGTGCCGTGCACACGCCTAAGGCACCAAACAGACAACCATGGCCAAGCGCCTCATAGGTTTTGTACTTTGCTGGTGTGCAGTCACGGAAGGGCCAAATGGAACGGATGCTCTTCAGGGCCTCACGCACACTGCCGGCTGAAGTGAAGGGGCCGTAGTACTCAATGTGGTCCACCTTTTGCTTAATGCGCACGCCTTCCCGAAGCCGCTTGTGCTTAATGAGCGCATCTTCCAGTTCTTTTTCCCGCCCTATGGTAACCGGTGGAAAATCGTGGGAGAGGTCAATTTTAATAACCACAAAGGACTTATCGTCCCGCAGTTTAATGTTGTACCGCGGTTTGTAGTGGCGGATGAGCCGTGCCTCCAACATGAGGGCCTCCAACTCAGTAGGCGCCAACTCGTGGTCCACTTTTACCGCCATGTTTACCATTCGCACCAGGCCAGAATTCCGTGTGACCGCCAAGTCACTGGCAAAGTACGAACGAACCCTGTCTTTAAGGCGGAGCGCTTTGCCCACATACAAAACCTCCCCCTGCTCATCTTTGAAGAGGTAAACCCCCGTAGACTGAGGCAGGGCTGCGACAGATTGAAGAAGCGATTCTTGCGGCATATTCCAGGGCATTCTACCAGAAAGATCCCCTCCCTCCGATAATGTGGTTTTGCACCTGGAAAAGAAAAGATCCCCGCGGGTTGCGGGGATCTTAAATTGACTAGCGTAACGCCATACGTTCCGCCTCTTCTTGCCAGAAGCTGGCCAAGGTTGCGGCG
The window above is part of the Verrucomicrobiia bacterium genome. Proteins encoded here:
- a CDS encoding GIY-YIG nuclease family protein, coding for MPQESLLQSVAALPQSTGVYLFKDEQGEVLYVGKALRLKDRVRSYFASDLAVTRNSGLVRMVNMAVKVDHELAPTELEALMLEARLIRHYKPRYNIKLRDDKSFVVIKIDLSHDFPPVTIGREKELEDALIKHKRLREGVRIKQKVDHIEYYGPFTSAGSVREALKSIRSIWPFRDCTPAKYKTYEALGHGCLFGALGVCTAPCVHKVTKEEYRKNIDQVRAFLRGDKAQVMQVVQMEMQAAAEAERYEEAARHRNRLYALEHFQHIIDTFRDARGTIRVGHTYNPEADLRIECYDISNNTGMFAVGSCVCGIIRDGKITPVTTKDDARTRFLFERDRYRKFKVRTIEKISDTDMLHEVLGRRLKRGKGKLQHWSLPDFILVDGGKGQLSSVLSERREAELEDAVAMGTVAKGPTRKNVDLYGDDWEKFPQMSREAWQQVAEQLREEAHRFAITYYRALHRKSLLGLP